A portion of the Blautia hansenii DSM 20583 genome contains these proteins:
- the plsY gene encoding glycerol-3-phosphate 1-O-acyltransferase PlsY has product MLARVICLAIGYVCGLFQTAYIYGKKNGIDIREHGSGNAGSTNALRTLGKKAGALTLLGDCLKCVVAILIAKLLFASHQGNDLLLLELYAGAGCVLGHNFPFYLKFKGGKGIAASVGLLLAFDWRLFLICAVLFFGAFFLTHYVSLGSLLAYFGFVVALIIFGQMGTYDCTQPALYEMYGVAVVLMLLAYWRHRQNIVRLIHGNENKIFLRKKR; this is encoded by the coding sequence ATGTTAGCGCGAGTGATTTGTCTGGCAATCGGTTATGTATGTGGGTTGTTTCAAACCGCTTACATTTATGGAAAGAAAAACGGAATTGATATACGTGAACATGGAAGTGGAAATGCAGGAAGTACGAATGCATTGAGAACGCTGGGAAAAAAAGCAGGGGCATTAACGCTTTTGGGGGATTGTTTAAAATGCGTTGTGGCTATTCTTATTGCAAAATTACTTTTTGCATCACACCAGGGAAATGATTTACTGCTTTTAGAGTTATATGCAGGTGCGGGTTGTGTTTTGGGACATAATTTTCCTTTTTATCTGAAATTTAAAGGTGGAAAGGGTATTGCAGCATCGGTAGGTCTTTTGTTGGCATTTGACTGGAGGCTGTTTCTGATTTGTGCCGTATTGTTTTTTGGAGCATTTTTCCTGACACATTATGTGTCTTTGGGCTCTTTGTTGGCGTATTTTGGATTTGTAGTGGCGCTTATTATTTTCGGACAAATGGGGACTTATGACTGTACGCAGCCTGCTTTATATGAAATGTATGGTGTGGCAGTAGTTTTAATGCTTCTGGCATATTGGAGGCATAGACAGAATATTGTTCGTTTGATACATGGAAATGAAAACAAAATTTTTCTTAGGAAAAAGAGGTAG
- the der gene encoding ribosome biogenesis GTPase Der, with the protein MSKPIVAIVGRPNVGKSTLFNALAGEKISIVKDTPGVTRDRIYAEVTWLDKTFTMIDTGGIEPESNDVILSQMREQAQIAIDTADVIIFMTDVRQGLVDADSKVADMLRRSKKPVVLVVNKVDSFQKFMMDTYEFYNLGIGEPVPISAASMLGLGDMLEKVVEHFDDDAQNDEEDEIPKIAVVGKPNVGKSSLINKILGEDRVIVSNIAGTTRDAIDTKVTYQGKEYTFIDTAGLRRKNKIKEELERYSIIRTVTAVERADVVVMMIDATEGVTEQDAKIAGIAHDRGKGVVIAVNKWDAIEKNDKTIYKFTNKVRETLSYMPYAEIMFISAHTGQRIPNLFETIDMVLENQTLRIQTGVLNEIITEATALQQPPSDKGKRLKIFYTTQVSVKPPTFVIFVNDKELMHFSYVRYLENKIREAFGFKGTSLKFIIRERKEGE; encoded by the coding sequence ATGAGCAAACCGATTGTAGCAATTGTTGGAAGGCCTAATGTAGGAAAATCAACACTTTTTAATGCCCTTGCAGGGGAAAAGATTTCTATTGTAAAAGATACACCAGGAGTAACAAGAGATAGAATTTATGCAGAAGTAACATGGTTGGACAAGACGTTTACTATGATTGATACCGGAGGAATTGAACCGGAGAGTAATGATGTTATTCTTTCTCAGATGAGAGAGCAGGCACAGATTGCTATTGATACTGCAGATGTCATTATTTTCATGACAGATGTTCGTCAGGGCCTGGTAGATGCAGATTCAAAAGTAGCGGATATGCTTCGAAGAAGTAAAAAGCCAGTAGTTTTAGTTGTAAATAAAGTGGATAGTTTCCAAAAATTCATGATGGATACTTATGAGTTTTATAATTTGGGAATTGGAGAACCGGTACCTATTTCTGCTGCATCTATGTTGGGATTAGGAGATATGCTGGAAAAAGTCGTAGAACATTTCGATGATGATGCACAAAATGATGAAGAAGATGAAATTCCAAAAATTGCAGTAGTAGGAAAACCAAATGTAGGGAAATCTTCTCTGATTAACAAAATTTTAGGAGAAGATAGAGTCATTGTTTCTAACATTGCAGGAACTACCAGAGATGCTATTGATACAAAGGTGACTTATCAAGGAAAAGAATATACTTTTATTGACACAGCAGGTCTTCGTAGAAAAAACAAGATTAAAGAAGAACTGGAGAGATATAGCATTATTCGTACGGTAACTGCTGTAGAAAGAGCAGATGTGGTGGTTATGATGATTGATGCCACAGAAGGTGTAACAGAGCAGGATGCAAAAATTGCAGGAATTGCTCATGACAGAGGAAAAGGTGTGGTAATTGCCGTAAATAAATGGGATGCTATTGAAAAGAATGACAAAACGATTTATAAGTTTACCAATAAAGTAAGAGAGACTCTTTCTTATATGCCTTACGCAGAGATTATGTTTATTTCTGCACATACAGGACAGAGAATTCCAAATCTTTTTGAAACTATTGATATGGTTCTGGAAAATCAGACACTGCGTATTCAGACAGGTGTCTTAAATGAGATTATTACAGAAGCAACAGCTCTTCAGCAGCCACCTTCTGACAAAGGGAAACGTTTAAAAATCTTCTATACAACACAGGTTTCTGTAAAACCGCCTACTTTTGTTATTTTTGTAAATGATAAAGAATTGATGCATTTTTCTTATGTGAGATATTTGGAAAATAAAATCAGAGAAGCATTCGGATTTAAAGGAACTTCGTTGAAGTTTATTATTCGTGAGCGAAAAGAGGGAGAATAG
- a CDS encoding radical SAM protein yields MKNNRHKISQVKEGSIAWELELEPGDELISINGETIEDVFDYHYLVNDEYIELLIRKSNGEEWELEIEKEFEEDLGIEFENSLMDEYRSCRNKCVFCFIDQMPPGMRETLYFKDDDSRLSFLQGNYVTLTNMSDHDIDRIIHYHLAPINISFQTTNPKLRCKMLNNRFAGDIFPKVQRLFEAGIEMNGQIVLCKGLNDKAELERSICDLTQYLPHLRSVSVVPVGLSKYRDGLYPLEPFTKDEAAQVIDTIESWQKKIFPEFGIHFIHASDEWYLLAGRELPEEERYDGYLQLENGVGMLRLLDTEVTEALEETVSDNRKRKISFATGRLAYPYICKYADKVKEKFPHIEIQGYEIRNDFFGERITVSGLLTGQDIIKQLANEDLGECLLLPCNLLRSGEDVFLDDTTVGEIETALKVPVQIVDEAGADFVAAVLGENTRKTNKRRTMYEQTDCSNCWKA; encoded by the coding sequence ATGAAAAATAACCGACATAAAATCAGCCAGGTAAAAGAAGGAAGCATTGCCTGGGAGTTAGAATTAGAGCCGGGAGATGAGTTGATCAGCATCAATGGAGAAACCATAGAAGATGTTTTTGATTATCATTATCTGGTGAATGATGAATATATAGAATTGCTGATAAGAAAATCAAATGGCGAAGAATGGGAACTGGAAATCGAAAAAGAGTTTGAAGAGGATTTAGGCATCGAGTTTGAAAACAGTCTGATGGATGAATATCGTTCCTGTAGAAATAAATGTGTTTTTTGCTTTATTGATCAGATGCCACCGGGAATGCGAGAAACGCTGTATTTTAAAGACGATGATTCTCGACTGTCTTTTTTACAGGGGAATTATGTAACGCTTACTAATATGAGTGACCATGATATTGACAGAATTATTCATTATCATTTAGCGCCGATTAATATTTCTTTTCAGACTACAAATCCTAAGCTTCGATGTAAAATGCTGAATAATCGTTTTGCCGGAGATATTTTTCCTAAGGTACAGCGCTTATTTGAAGCGGGAATTGAGATGAATGGACAGATTGTTCTGTGTAAAGGGTTAAATGATAAGGCTGAATTAGAACGTAGTATTTGTGATTTAACACAGTATTTGCCTCATTTGCGCAGCGTTTCTGTGGTTCCTGTGGGACTTAGTAAATATAGGGACGGGCTTTATCCATTAGAGCCTTTTACAAAGGATGAGGCAGCGCAGGTAATTGACACCATTGAAAGCTGGCAAAAGAAAATCTTTCCTGAATTTGGGATTCATTTTATTCATGCCAGTGATGAATGGTATCTGCTGGCAGGCAGAGAACTTCCTGAGGAAGAACGATATGACGGCTATCTTCAGTTAGAAAACGGAGTGGGTATGTTGCGGCTTTTAGATACAGAAGTGACAGAGGCTCTGGAAGAAACAGTTTCTGATAACAGAAAGAGAAAGATTTCTTTTGCAACAGGAAGGTTGGCATATCCGTATATATGCAAATATGCAGATAAAGTGAAGGAAAAGTTCCCTCACATAGAAATCCAAGGATATGAAATACGCAATGACTTTTTCGGAGAGAGGATTACCGTGTCAGGGCTTTTGACAGGCCAAGATATAATCAAGCAACTTGCAAATGAAGATTTGGGAGAATGTCTGTTGCTTCCTTGTAATTTGCTTCGAAGTGGAGAAGATGTATTTCTGGATGATACAACCGTAGGTGAAATTGAAACAGCTTTAAAAGTTCCTGTGCAGATTGTAGATGAAGCAGGTGCAGATTTTGTAGCGGCAGTTTTAGGAGAAAATACAAGAAAAACAAATAAAAGGAGAACAATGTATGAGCAAACCGATTGTAGCAATTGTTGGAAGGCCTAA
- a CDS encoding ribose-phosphate pyrophosphokinase: MVNISLLEKSIPVAPIKIAALKSCSELASQVDAHLVQFRKELNSHNQSGLNFRGYAENSFLIDCSCPRFGSGEAKGVINESIRGADMFVMVDVCNHSLTYNMCGHVNHMSPDDHYQDLKRIIATAAGKAHRINVIMPFLYESRQHKRSKRESLDCALALQELVQMGVSNIITFDAHDPRMQNAIPLSGFDNFMPTYQFLKTLCANIEDFKIDNEHLMIISPDEGAMQRAVYFSNILGVDMGMFYKRRDYSTVVNGRNPIVAHEFLGDSVEGKDVIVIDDMISSGESMLDVARKLKERKAKRVIVCTTFGLFTDGLEKFDEYYEKEYIYRVITTNLNYRNPELLTRPYYLEADMSKYLASIMDILNHDLSVNKVRNTTKKINKLLKRC; encoded by the coding sequence ATGGTTAATATCAGTTTGCTGGAAAAATCTATCCCGGTGGCTCCTATTAAAATAGCAGCATTAAAAAGCTGTTCTGAATTAGCTTCTCAGGTAGATGCTCATCTGGTACAATTCCGAAAAGAATTAAATTCTCACAATCAATCCGGATTAAACTTCCGGGGTTATGCTGAAAACAGTTTTCTCATTGACTGCAGCTGCCCACGCTTTGGTTCAGGAGAAGCCAAAGGTGTAATCAACGAATCTATTCGTGGTGCAGATATGTTTGTTATGGTAGATGTCTGTAATCACAGTTTAACTTACAATATGTGCGGACATGTGAATCACATGTCACCTGACGACCATTATCAGGATTTAAAACGTATTATTGCTACTGCTGCCGGAAAAGCACATCGTATTAACGTAATCATGCCTTTCCTCTATGAAAGCCGCCAGCACAAAAGAAGCAAAAGAGAATCTCTCGACTGTGCTCTTGCACTTCAGGAATTAGTTCAAATGGGTGTTTCTAATATCATTACTTTTGACGCTCATGATCCACGTATGCAGAATGCAATTCCGTTATCCGGATTTGATAACTTCATGCCAACTTACCAGTTCTTAAAAACATTATGTGCAAATATCGAAGATTTTAAAATTGATAACGAGCACTTAATGATTATCAGCCCTGACGAAGGTGCTATGCAAAGAGCTGTGTACTTCTCTAATATTTTAGGTGTTGACATGGGTATGTTCTACAAACGCCGTGATTATTCCACCGTTGTAAACGGACGTAATCCAATTGTTGCTCATGAATTTTTAGGCGACTCCGTAGAAGGAAAAGATGTGATTGTTATTGACGACATGATTTCTTCCGGAGAAAGTATGTTAGATGTTGCAAGAAAATTAAAAGAACGTAAGGCAAAACGTGTAATTGTATGTACTACTTTTGGTCTTTTCACAGACGGACTGGAAAAATTCGATGAATATTACGAAAAAGAATATATTTATCGTGTGATTACTACAAATCTAAACTACAGAAATCCAGAATTGCTGACACGTCCTTATTATCTGGAAGCTGATATGAGTAAATATCTGGCAAGTATCATGGATATTTTAAACCATGACTTATCTGTAAACAAAGTTCGAAATACAACAAAGAAAATCAATAAGCTTCTGAAGAGGTGCTAA
- a CDS encoding YraN family protein — protein MNEIGRKYEEKAAELLEEQGYFILERNYRCKQGEIDLIGKEGEYLCFIEVKYRSDLSYGSPLEAVTKAKQRKISRTALYYLTKEGYPEDTPCRFDVVGISSNRAELIRNAFEYQR, from the coding sequence ATGAATGAAATTGGCAGAAAATATGAAGAAAAAGCAGCTGAACTTTTGGAAGAACAAGGATATTTTATATTAGAACGAAATTACCGGTGTAAACAAGGTGAGATTGATTTAATTGGAAAAGAGGGGGAGTATCTGTGTTTTATTGAAGTGAAATACAGAAGTGATTTAAGTTACGGAAGCCCACTGGAAGCCGTGACGAAAGCAAAGCAGAGAAAAATTTCCAGAACAGCCTTGTATTATCTTACCAAAGAGGGATATCCTGAGGATACGCCTTGTCGTTTTGACGTAGTAGGGATATCTTCCAATAGGGCAGAGCTTATTCGAAATGCCTTTGAATATCAAAGATAA
- a CDS encoding ribonuclease HII, giving the protein MESIQEIKERFKNTPIQELPAFCEIYRADERKGVQKLVEQGHKRIQALEQEKERLKQMREFEREYEHLGYICGIDEVGRGPFAGPVVAGAVILPPDCEILYVNDSKQLSEKMREQLYDEIMEKAVSVAVGYASPQRIDEINILQATYEAMREAVSKLDVTPQILLNDAVTIPQITIPQVPIIKGDAKSISIAAASIVAKVTRDRLMREYDKIMPEYGFASNKGYGSKEHIEAIKKYGPTPIHRRSFIHNVTGENYE; this is encoded by the coding sequence ATGGAAAGTATTCAGGAAATTAAAGAGAGATTTAAGAATACACCGATACAGGAATTGCCTGCTTTTTGTGAAATTTACAGGGCGGATGAACGAAAAGGTGTACAGAAGCTTGTAGAACAGGGGCACAAGCGCATACAAGCTTTGGAACAGGAAAAAGAACGTTTAAAGCAAATGAGAGAATTTGAGCGTGAATATGAACATTTAGGCTATATTTGTGGGATTGATGAAGTGGGGCGTGGCCCTTTTGCCGGTCCTGTAGTGGCAGGTGCAGTGATTTTGCCGCCGGATTGTGAAATTTTATATGTGAATGACTCAAAACAGCTTTCTGAAAAAATGCGAGAACAACTTTATGATGAAATTATGGAAAAAGCAGTTTCTGTGGCAGTTGGATATGCAAGTCCTCAGAGAATTGATGAAATCAATATTTTGCAGGCGACCTATGAGGCGATGCGAGAAGCTGTTTCAAAATTGGATGTCACACCTCAAATTTTGTTAAATGATGCAGTGACTATTCCTCAGATTACCATCCCTCAAGTGCCTATTATTAAGGGAGATGCAAAGAGTATTTCCATAGCGGCGGCCAGTATTGTGGCAAAGGTTACCAGAGATCGCCTGATGAGGGAATATGATAAAATCATGCCGGAATATGGGTTTGCATCCAATAAAGGATACGGCTCTAAAGAACATATTGAGGCCATTAAGAAATATGGTCCGACTCCGATACACAGAAGGAGTTTCATTCATAATGTGACAGGGGAAAATTATGAATGA
- the ylqF gene encoding ribosome biogenesis GTPase YlqF, translating into MNYQWYPGHMTKAKRMMQENIKLIDLIIEVVDARIPFSSRNPDIDELGKNKARLILLNKSDLADERENEKWAEYFKSKGYYVVKLNAKSGAGIKGVLPVVMESCKEKLERDRKRGIINRPIRAMVVGIPNVGKSTFINAFAGKACTKTGNKPGVTKGKQWIRINKNVELLDTPGILWPKFEDQSVGAKLAMVGSIKDEILNLEELSLELLKYLHESYEGVLTKRYDIEESENALSMLEQVAENRKCIQKGNELDYLKAANILLEEFRNGKIGKITLEKPEA; encoded by the coding sequence ATGAATTATCAATGGTACCCGGGACACATGACAAAAGCAAAACGTATGATGCAGGAGAATATTAAGCTCATTGACCTGATTATTGAGGTGGTGGATGCGAGAATTCCTTTTTCCAGTCGAAATCCGGATATAGATGAATTAGGCAAAAATAAAGCAAGACTTATTTTGTTAAATAAATCAGATTTAGCAGATGAGCGCGAAAATGAGAAATGGGCAGAATATTTTAAAAGCAAAGGCTATTATGTAGTAAAATTAAATGCAAAAAGCGGTGCAGGGATAAAAGGAGTTCTTCCTGTTGTCATGGAGTCCTGTAAAGAAAAGCTTGAGCGAGACAGAAAAAGAGGAATTATCAACAGACCAATCAGAGCGATGGTAGTGGGAATTCCAAATGTAGGAAAATCTACATTTATCAATGCATTTGCAGGGAAAGCCTGCACGAAAACAGGAAATAAACCAGGCGTGACAAAGGGAAAACAGTGGATACGCATTAACAAAAACGTAGAACTTCTGGATACACCGGGGATTTTATGGCCGAAATTTGAAGATCAGAGCGTAGGAGCAAAACTCGCTATGGTAGGCTCTATTAAAGACGAAATTTTAAATTTAGAAGAATTATCTCTGGAATTGTTAAAATATCTTCATGAGTCTTATGAGGGCGTTTTGACAAAAAGATATGATATTGAGGAAAGCGAAAATGCACTTTCTATGTTGGAACAAGTTGCAGAAAATAGGAAATGTATACAGAAAGGTAACGAGCTGGATTATTTAAAGGCAGCTAATATTTTATTAGAAGAGTTTAGAAACGGGAAAATCGGAAAAATTACTTTAGAAAAGCCGGAGGCTTAA
- the lepB gene encoding signal peptidase I, with translation MKKKKSRKKREQQREMALEFIKSKRGRTVFSWVFQVAVVLAVAAVVSIFFFQSIRMQESSMEPTLRTGETFFINKLAYKLTGPKREDMIAFTKDGKDNAAIHIKRVIGLPGETIQIQNGEVYIDGKKYKEKMKVDKMTNPGLADEGVTLKNDEYFVLGDNRNNSEDSRFAEVKKVKKKYIEGKLWFRVAPVNKMGFIKH, from the coding sequence ATGAAAAAGAAGAAAAGCAGAAAAAAGAGAGAACAGCAAAGGGAAATGGCGCTGGAGTTTATTAAAAGTAAAAGAGGTAGAACAGTTTTTAGCTGGGTATTTCAGGTGGCAGTGGTGTTGGCTGTTGCTGCAGTGGTATCTATTTTCTTTTTTCAGAGTATTCGTATGCAGGAAAGCAGTATGGAACCTACCTTGCGGACAGGTGAAACTTTTTTTATAAATAAGCTGGCATATAAGCTAACAGGGCCCAAAAGAGAAGATATGATTGCCTTTACAAAGGATGGAAAAGACAATGCGGCAATTCATATTAAAAGAGTAATCGGACTTCCCGGAGAAACAATTCAAATTCAGAATGGGGAAGTTTATATTGATGGAAAAAAATATAAAGAAAAAATGAAAGTGGATAAAATGACAAATCCCGGTCTGGCAGACGAAGGGGTTACTTTGAAAAATGATGAATATTTTGTGTTAGGTGACAATCGAAATAACAGTGAAGACAGCCGCTTTGCAGAGGTAAAGAAAGTTAAGAAGAAATATATTGAAGGTAAGCTGTGGTTTCGAGTTGCACCGGTAAACAAAATGGGATTTATAAAACATTAG
- the rplS gene encoding 50S ribosomal protein L19, with the protein MNEIIKNIEAAQMKAEAPEFNVGDTVRVHGKIKEGNRERIQVFEGVVLKKQGGSNRETFTVRKNSNGIGVEKTWPLHSPNVERVEVIRRGKVRRAKLNYLRQRVGKAAKVKELVK; encoded by the coding sequence ATGAACGAAATTATTAAAAACATTGAAGCTGCTCAGATGAAAGCAGAAGCACCGGAATTCAACGTAGGAGATACTGTAAGAGTTCACGGTAAAATCAAAGAAGGTAATCGTGAAAGAATTCAGGTTTTCGAAGGTGTTGTATTAAAGAAACAGGGTGGAAGCAACCGTGAAACATTCACAGTTAGAAAAAATTCTAACGGAATTGGTGTTGAAAAAACATGGCCATTACACTCCCCTAACGTAGAAAGAGTAGAAGTTATAAGACGTGGTAAAGTAAGACGTGCAAAATTGAACTACTTAAGACAGCGTGTAGGTAAAGCAGCGAAAGTAAAAGAGTTAGTAAAATAA